TTCCTTGCGGATCTCCAGGGCGCCAGGTTTGTCATGGGCCATCAGGGCAACAAGCATATCATTCTTCCTTAAGTGGTCGGGCCAAAAGTGATTTCATCGCATCCGGTACATCTTGTCTGCCATCCAGCACGGCTGCAACGGCGGCGGTGATTGGCATTTCCAGATCGGCGGACCGGCTCAATTCATTAACAGCGCGGGCCGTTGCGGCGCCTTCAACTGTGGTTGTGGGGTCAAAAGTTTCACCGCATCCCAACGCAAGTCCAAGCCGGTAATTTCGCGATTGATCAGAGGTACAGGTCAGAGTCAGATCACCAAATCCGGACAAGCCGGACAGCGTGCTTGGTTTGGCGTTCAAATGACGGGCAAGCCGCTGCATTTCCGCATAGCCGCGGGTCATCAACGCGGCGCGCGCACTTTCACCCAATCCCGCACCCATCGCGGCCCCGCAGGCAATCGCGATGACGTTCTTCAAAGCCCCACCCAGCTCCGCTCCAATGGTGTCAGTGGTGCGGTAAAGGCGTATGTTTGCCGTTGTTAGGGTCTGTTGCAGATACTTGCCCGCTTTGTCATCGGCGCAAGCAAGGGTGAGTGCGGTCGGCAGGCCACGTGCGATATCGGCGGCAAAGCTAGGGCCGGTCAGGATGGCTGCAATTGCATCTGGCACCTCCTGACGGATCACAGAAACCGGCCCTACACCCGTGGTCAGTTCAATACCTTTGCAGCAAGCCAACAGGTGTTTTCCTGACAGAATATTGGCGTTCGCAGACAGCATTTGGCGCAGTTTTTGCATCGGAACAGCCAGCAGAATGATGTCTGCGCGCTCGATGTCATTCAAGTTGTCAGTGAGTGTCAGGTTCTCGGGGAAAGGACAGCCCGGCAATCGTGCCGTGTTTTCGCGCCGTGCCGCCATATCACGCAGATCTCTTGCCCAAAGGGTGACTGGGCCTGATCCAGCCAGCGATATTGCCAAAGCTGTGCCAAAAGCTCCGGCACCTAGGACCGCAATGCTCATGCTTTAGCTCCCTTCTTTCCCGATCCAAGCATGGACGGGGCGGTTTGGTCCAACGGCCAGCGGGGCCGTGCAGAAAGGGTCAGATCATCCGCGGGCCGCTGTTGTGCCTGTTCGGCAGCGGCATAGGCGATCATCGCGGCATTGTCGGTGCAAAGGGCAAGCGGCGGCGCAATAAAGTTGGCCTTGTATTGATCTGAAACAGTCTCTAACGCCTCGCGTATGGCGGAATTTGACGCAACGCCGCCCGCGACACATAGACTGCGATCAACACCGTCTGGATAATGATCAAAGGCACGGCGCGTCTTTTCTGCGAGTACATCCACAACAGCAGCCTGAAATCCGGCGGCGAGGTCAGATTGATCCTGTTTGGTCAAACCGCCTTGCGCGGACACCAATGCATCCCTTTGCCGCAACACAGCGGTTTTGAGCCCGGAAAACGACATATCGCTGCCCGGACGATCAAGAAGGGGGCGGGGAAAGGCAAAACGCTTTGGATCACCGGCCATTGCCGCCTGTTCGATGGACGGTCCGCCGGGTTGGGGCAGGGCGATCAAACGCGCAACCTTGTCAAAAGCTTCCCCCGGCGCATCGTCGATTGTACCGCCAATACGTTTGTAGCAGTCAGGGCCAGAAACCATCAAGAACTGGCAATGGCCCCCCGAAACCAAAAGCATCAGGTAGGGGTAAGGCACATTGTCTGTCATCCGCGGAGTCAGCGCATGGCCGGCGAGGTGGTTCACACCATAAAGCGGCTTGCCCGTCGCTGCGGACAATCCCTTGGCGCACATAACGCCAGAAACAACCCCGCCAATCAGCCCCGGACCAGAGGTCACCCCAATGGCATCAATGCCGGATAGGTCCAACTTTGCTTTTATTAGAGCCTGTTCAACACAAAAATCCAGCTTTTCCGCATGGGCGCGGGCCGCGATCTCTGGTACCACGCCGCCAAAGGCCGCATGCAGTTCCGTTTGTCCGGCCACGACCGATGACAGAACTTCTGCACCCTTGTCGCTGACACGCACCAATGCCGCTGCGGTGTCATCGCAGCTGCTTTCAATGCCGAGAATGGTCATGGTCTTTGTCATGGCGCTATCCGTTGCAT
This window of the Sulfitobacter mediterraneus genome carries:
- a CDS encoding NAD(P)H-dependent glycerol-3-phosphate dehydrogenase, yielding MSIAVLGAGAFGTALAISLAGSGPVTLWARDLRDMAARRENTARLPGCPFPENLTLTDNLNDIERADIILLAVPMQKLRQMLSANANILSGKHLLACCKGIELTTGVGPVSVIRQEVPDAIAAILTGPSFAADIARGLPTALTLACADDKAGKYLQQTLTTANIRLYRTTDTIGAELGGALKNVIAIACGAAMGAGLGESARAALMTRGYAEMQRLARHLNAKPSTLSGLSGFGDLTLTCTSDQSRNYRLGLALGCGETFDPTTTVEGAATARAVNELSRSADLEMPITAAVAAVLDGRQDVPDAMKSLLARPLKEE
- the tsaD gene encoding tRNA (adenosine(37)-N6)-threonylcarbamoyltransferase complex transferase subunit TsaD is translated as MTKTMTILGIESSCDDTAAALVRVSDKGAEVLSSVVAGQTELHAAFGGVVPEIAARAHAEKLDFCVEQALIKAKLDLSGIDAIGVTSGPGLIGGVVSGVMCAKGLSAATGKPLYGVNHLAGHALTPRMTDNVPYPYLMLLVSGGHCQFLMVSGPDCYKRIGGTIDDAPGEAFDKVARLIALPQPGGPSIEQAAMAGDPKRFAFPRPLLDRPGSDMSFSGLKTAVLRQRDALVSAQGGLTKQDQSDLAAGFQAAVVDVLAEKTRRAFDHYPDGVDRSLCVAGGVASNSAIREALETVSDQYKANFIAPPLALCTDNAAMIAYAAAEQAQQRPADDLTLSARPRWPLDQTAPSMLGSGKKGAKA